tatggttaataactgtggaagcggtgaatgaacactaagcagcaaggcgggaatgttccagggaggatttaatgccaataagaagaagaagacggacAATACGAGTTGCTAAGGACTCCGTTCGGATTGTGCGCCAGTCAGTAATAACGCGCTCGGTCGGTTCATCACGACGGTATTTGAAGAACTAGACGATCATAATGACATTCGTGGACGACGTTGTCGTTCAGTCCGGACTGAAGACCGCTATCATCTATGCTGAATAAATGAAGCTGTTTTCAGTTTGATAATGCTGCGGTCAATACCTTCAATTACGGAAATCTTAGCTTGCTACCCTGTGTGGAGAATTTTTAAATCTTATGGCGATATGGAAGTCACCGCTAGTATTCTGATGCAAAGGGCACTGCAGTCTTACTAACGGTTCCGAGAAAAAATACTACTCAAAATAGCTTGAGATATTAGcctggggtctccagtagccttgcgagcaaaggcgtaggattgccaatccggagatggtgagttcgattctctgtccggtctaggatgtttccgGGTGGGAAACATCGACTccctgagcatagtgtatccattgtacttgccacacaagataaatactagacctcttcatgttttcaaaaagtatcaaaaattcaaccggtcagccaagaatcacaattcttatgctaaaataagtctcctgtcaaattttcagctaattcggataaaatttcgaggtggctcaagtcgatttagtgtttttgggctattttcaattttggaaaaaatctaactagAGATATAaatgtcgaaaactatcgcaacaacctccatacggaagcttttggtgtgctctacaaatcttgtgaacattgccattcgtttcgttcacgttttgtccatgttaaagtgatttccaagcttttaagtgcataaaaatactgtttcccccaaaagtcgttgttctacaaaactcttgagtttatgacaaatgattgttaatttattatattattattcctctttttgtcctggaaatttgagtaatataattgcccatgtgcgatttaccgttaaattcttaaaaatcagaagctgaacatttgtcataaatttgcacgctgagatttcttcaaacaagttgttcaaacaaagaagcttcgatttcaccTGTTACTAcaatgcactcaatgttaaaagcatgcagatATATGatgaatttaacaaaatttggaagtcgtttgttgtaagcatcaaatatcatatgatttaatttatgttttgttcgaacaacttgcttgactaaatcctaacgtgcaaatttattacaaatgttcagcttctgatttttaggaatttaacggtaaatcgcacatgggaaattatattactcaaatttccagggaaaaaagaggaataataatataataaattaacaatcatttgtcataaactcaagagttttgtagaacaacgacttttgggggaaacagtatttttatgcacttaaaagcttggaaatcactttaacatggacaaaacgtgaacgaaacgaatggcaatgttcacaagacttgtagagcacaccaaaagcttccgtatagaggttatTGCCATAGTTTTCGTcatttatatctcttgttagattttttccaaaattgaaaatagcccaaaaacactaaattgacttgagccacctcgaaattttttccgaattagctaaaaatttgacaggagacttattttagcacaAGAATTGTGATGCTGTGCTGAccgaatgaatttttgatactttttgaaaacatgaagaggtctaataaatactcatgcaatggcgggcatagaaaagctttcaattaataactgaggaaattgagccattgaagaagaagaagaagaagaagattagccGTCGTTGAATCTATCAGATGCTATCTGCTTGGCCGTAAGTTCAAAAACGTTACAGATTACATGACTTTCAAAGAATATATATATCAAACAAGTTTAATGCTCGCATTACCAGATGGGTAGTGAATTTTGCCGAATTCGATTTACAATATTGAACATCGGACCGTCATGGTTGTGTCTGTAATCGTCTGTCGATTACTGCTAGAGTTCTAGCGGTGCTGAGTAAAGGCtgatttacagttcggaaaacgtgtcccGGGATTTGGTCTCCCATGTATCTTAGATGGGGGCGATATCCGCGTTTTCCGTGACAGaagattttttacttttttctagGGTAGAGCATAATGgttttaatttgttaattaaaaatgtataattAAGAAAGCAATACACGGGCGGCTTGTTTTTTAATAAGaaattcagtagccgctaggttgcgaaggccgacggaggtccttcgtaacttagttggttaaagcaccagtctagcgtactgtagggtcatgggttcgagtcccatcgaagggaaagtggttacctccaatacattttccaaatcaatatcgttcacataatgtacatattagagtggggcgcagttgtatggaaaaacgcaaacttcgtccgatcaagtgagatcaaggtttttctgaatcgttttgggaccccaatcaactgggctcgattggttgcgacctcgcatgccgcatcgcgtttcaaatttacatggagattagtatgggaaaacgtacttttttacatttttgctattagcggcttcaatttatcatcaatcacgtgactcaatgcGTTaacatatagtctggaagatgccgaaagactttgccgaagaaggtacgtagctggaaggtgtACACAAAATGTTATAACGTTTCGTAGAtttattgttcaaaccatatgcaagaaatcaatgtttctgccagcactaccggacgacctacggttatcgaagggcaaaccccatcttccttcttgtcggtttttttctttgtgaaatgattccggatagctcccattagctctaaagctctataagatcaattattttgaaataacactcagttaaattattggtctacgtagttcggcagtgctggcagaataaacgattttttgcatatggtttgaacactcaatcttcgaagcgttataacttttttcgtggacgttccagcaacgtgccttcttcagcaaagtttctcAGCATCCTTTAGGTTATACTTTAAAGCAATatgccacttggtttacaataaactgaaacctctagtagtagaaatgcaaaaatatgggagaacatactaatttccatacaaacttcaaacgcgatgcggaaagcgaggaagcaaccaatcggtcccaaattctgcacagttgttcagaaCCCAggatggcttcgaaaaaccattgatttaaaaaaaagaccatgacgccccactctagtacatatccacatatgaattttcataacattgtaaaagaAATTGCAGACATTTTTAAATGAAGAGCCATTTCTTCGTctaaagcagcggttctcaatccTTCGGGGTTACCTTCGCTGACCCTTCGTACCTCGGATAAGAATGCGTAATGGATGTGTACAGTTCCAATAAACATCATTGATACAGTTTTGattgttgcatttttttattcagaaactttgttttgtacataatatgcatgatgATCGGTAAATCAAAGACGTTTGAATTCTGCCCGTCCCAACCAGCACAGTATATAAAGGGCTGTTGGACAAAGTATGAAAAGGGCATCGTTTAGACAATTTTAGAAAATCTTATTGTAATCTATCTGATCGTGACAAAATGTTGAAAGCCTAAAATTACGAAAGCCTCAAATTGAGAGACGTGAAGACCCTTTTTTCGCAAAGCACATTAACTTCATTGTAATAGGCTTAGAACCCTCCTTCTAAGTGTCCCGAAAGCCTACTTCCATGCTGCTCATAagttccaagaggctccgaagtcgcctttcaaaaggctctgaaaCTTAATTTCAAGAACTACGGAGGAGGCacggaaacctcatttcaagaggttaggaagcccccttccaagaggctcggaagccttctttcaagagactagaAGGGGTacttctcaagaaaaaggttgagaaccgctggtctaaagcataaaaatccttttttattcaataaaatcatTGGCAGTAAAGCTatctatctgtgtgtaattTAAAAACgggaataaaaacaatattaattgcagaatttaaaaatgacccatcttgccccgctaTTTGACCCATCTtacattttttgattgacataAAAATATCTTCTTCACTTACACTCTCTCCTTCACTCACTCTATCTGTTGCACTCACTCTATCtccttttttaaactttatttatgtGCTTTTTcaattacagtcgactctctacatctcgatgttctctccctatgtcgatagtttcctcagtcccttcaatctacatacatttggaatTCCTACATCTCGAAAACCTTCttatctcgatatttctatatctcgatgggtatgttcaaatttttaggctactagaccatttttggacaataataaacacatcaacaacaggaaacgacatttgttttgttgtcatttttaataGCAACGAGtctttttggatctagtacccatttcgaTTTTCCTTCCATTTTTAGATggccccttcaatatcgagatgtggagaggcgactgtactaAAAACAAAAAGAATTCATCACTCACTATATCTCCTTCACTcactctctctttctatccttCACTCACTCTCCCTCTATCTTCTTCACCcaatctctctctttctatctcCTCCACTCAATCTCTCTCTATCTCCTTCTCTCTCTCAATCTCCTCTCTCTATCtccttctctctctctctctatctcCTTCTCTCTCTCTATCTCCTTCTCTCTCTCTATCTCCTTCTCTCTCTCTATCTCCTTCTCTCTCTCTATCTCCTTCTCTCTCTATCTCCTTCTCTCTCTATCTCCTTCACtgactctttctctctctctctctatctctAACTCTCTCTTTCTTTCTCTCTGACTCACTCACTCTCCACTTCTCTCGCTCATTCTCTCTCATTATTTCTCCATCTCTTTCGCTCACTCTCTCTATCTCTCTCACTCACTATCTCTCTATCCCTTTTTCTTTATCTCTCACTCACTTTCACtcaatcactcactcactctcattCACTTATTCACTCTAACTTACTTCTATCTTATTCCAGCTCTGTCTCACTCTCTTTCGCTCTTTGTCCCTTCTCTCTCGGTCTCCCTTCCTTCTCCCTCTCTACCTCTTTTCTCTTGCTCACTGTTGCTACTTATCCCTTTCTCTTTTTTCTCTCGCTCTCCTTTACTCGGAAATAAAGGAAGTCGACAGAAATCTGACCTGTGCTCAGATCAAGGCTAAAGCGAGCAGCcgcccaggatggagatcttttacgttggccctatgtacCCCTAGGGGTGCTCAGAATACATAAGTGAGTGTCCCTTACTCGTTCTCTcgtcccccccccccctttccttcttctctcatgCTCTTTCTTTTTCTCATCCTTCTTTGTCGCTCGCCCTCGTTTTTCTTTCTGTTTTACCCTTTTCTCGCTCCTTCTCCCTTAATAAAACggcaaagatatattttttccgaTTGGTATAAAATAATTTGACTCTCTTGTGTTAGTGGTTAGCGTGAAAAATACTTTACCTTTGGGGCTGtgcacaaaccacgtagaccgaaatttcaccttTTCAAACCAAGACCCCCCCCCCGGTCCCcccttttccgaaacccctctcCCAttcccttgaagtctacgtagacttttccaaattttacaaaataacatatgtgtttggaaaaatatggaaatcaaccacgtttcaaGCAATTCAgttattcaaatccatttccatGTGAACATTACAATAAAACTCGATTTCAAACATAactaaatcaaactgaacaaaatccaacaaaacaaaaatcattttgaaaggaaatcaaatttaatcctctgttcATAGCTCCGGAAATCAAATTTCAAAGCCaagtaatttaatttctgttgcattcgattcctcctagaggtgtgccatcgccgacacttttgcatcgacgcgccactgcttaaaatctgtcacgcatctgtccTATAATTCTgaacgccggttcaaatttgtgaaaaccgaagaattttcagaatttcgagttgaaattccgagaatgtcaagtctacattccaataagttttgcgtggaaatttcgtaaaaatttcagaattgataaccttgaaagCTTCCAGGTAATACTCCAAATAACTCttcgtgataattccgatgctttcCTTGAAAATGtcatgcaatatcccgctgaataatctgttgaaatcccaagaatattcttctaaattccaaaagtttccccgttAAAAAAACGAGTATTCCTCCGTTAAAATGTAGAATTATTTTCCGATGTAATTTCAAGTTTAAACGGGCATTCCGAtatatttcctgtggaaatttagaataaatatattttttaaattcatctcgcatttttttttacaaagaattttctgaataatattcggtgagaattttcagttaaatttttttttaatttttcgtagaaaactctaataaattttcattacaaaggcttttttacaaaacctgcaaacatttttttgttgtggaaactcaaacaGTTTTTGGTGgggaattcaaatattttctcgtggaagttttcaacaatatattcaGAAATTCCGGAGagtttccatcgataattccaaagaattggCATTAGAACTGCCGGAAAAATTTACGAAGTATTATCCACGGGAATATCGAAGAATTTTGCTTATATGTCCAACGAATTCCTcgcaaaaattccgaagaatttccgaaattaggAAAATTTTCCAGGGACTTTCCAGAAAATCTACAGTGGATATTCTGAAggttttctcatggaaatttcggagaatcccctttacaagttccaaagaatatcttttaggcattccaaagactttttcttggatattccaaaatgcttcctttgtaaattaaaaaaaaatccgttgaagtacgacataatttaatttccaaagaagtgcctgccgacaataaaaaaaatctagtagaatctgcaatgAAATCCAAGTGAAAATTTGggaatattttttgtaaatttttataaaatactttggagaattttcttgctcaacacagaagaatttcctggtgaaatccaTGACTTTTACTTCAGTAaaattcattacatttttatggagaaaaaaaaacggaaaatactaaaaaaattaaactagtgaacttcgcacaaatctgctgtataaatcgttaaaaaaaataaaaagtctacgtagacttttggtaagCCGGCCGTCCCCCTTTGTAGACTATCGTAGAATTTTCCGAAACTCCAGGAAACCCatgaggagatcggccggctgaaaaacaacaaagcccctggagttgaccaactaccaggagagctgtttaaacacagtggtgaggcactggctagagcgttgcactgggtgattaccaaggtttgggaggacgaggttctgccgcaggagtggatggaaagtgccgtgtgtcccatctacaaaaagggcgataagctggattgcagcaactaccgcgcaatcacattgctgaacgccgcctacaaggtactctcccaaattttatgccgccgactaacaccaattgcaagagagttcgtggggcagtaccaggcgggatttatgggcgaacgctctaccacagaccaggtgttcgccatacgtcaggtattgcaaaaaatgccgcgaatacaacgtgcccacacatcatgtatttatcgacttcaaagccgcatatgatacaatcgatcgggaccagctatggcagctaatgcacgaaaacggattaactccggataaactgatacggttgatcaaggctggatggatggatcgggtgatgtgcgtagttcgagtttcaggggcattctcgagtcccttcgaaacgcgcagagagttacggcaaggtgatggtttttcgtgtctgctattcaacatcgctttggagggagtaatacgaggggcagggattgacacgagtggtaccaTTTTCACGaggtccgtccagttattttgtttcgccgatgacattgatatcatggcacgtaactttgagaggatggaagaagcctacatcagactgagaagcgaagctaaacggattgcaCTAGTCATCAGCACGTCGAAGACGGTGGCattgataggaagaggctcaagagaggacaacgcaagccacccatcacgagttttatcggtggtgacgaaatcgaggtgtttgaagaattcatgcacttgggctcactggtgaccttcgataacgataccagcagagaaattcggagacgcatagtggcaggaaatcgtacgtactttggactccgcaaaacgctccgatcgaatagagttcgccgccgtaccaaactgactatctacaaaacgcttattagaccggtagttctctacggaacgagacctggacgatgctcgtggaggaccaacgcgcactgggagttttcgaaaggaaagtgttgcgtaccatctatgatggggtgcagatggcggacggtacgtggaggaggcgaatgaaccacgatttgcatcagctgttgggagaaccatccgtcgttcacaccgcgaaaatcggaagactgcggtgagcagtgcacgtagccagaatgtcggaaaataatccggtgaaaatggttctcgacaacgatccgacgggaacaagaaggcgaagtgcacagcgggcaaggtggatcgatcaggtggaggacgatttgcggaccctccgcagactgcgtggctggcgaagtgcagccatggaccgagctgaatggagaagacttttatgtgaagcacaggccactccggccttagtctgataaataaataaaaaaaatattgtgtcTTAATgctgtttttgttaatttattgtttagattcgtctgccttgtAAAGGGTTAAACAAAGAAATCCGAACCAAAACCCAGAAGTGTAAACCCAATCACGGAAACAGTGGCAAAACCCGAAGTGAAATCCCGTACCAAATCCCCCGGACACGTTTTctgaactgtaaaccagccttgTGACCGAGGTGTTAGGTTTAAGGCGCGTGGCGATAAAACACAATTCGGTGTAGTCCAAAAGGTGAAGCCTTAGTTTTTCGGACCGTACGAGATCATCAACATACTGTCCCAACAATCGTTACAGATTGGACGAAACCGGAGGGCCCAGAAGAGCTTCACTGATTGTATCGCGTGTGCGTAATTAACTTATTTGATTTGGTTTAATACAAATTACTGTCGAAATTTCTCAACTCTTGAACCTTCGGAGAGTATTGAAGCATATCTGGCAGTACAGTTGATGGTCGATCAAATGTTCTTACCAGCGATGGAGGTTTACTTCACAAAATACAAAACTTAAGGCTTTCGGATTCAGAGAAAacgctgaaatttttttttcaatgtaattCCTACAAAATTTTACTGTCTCGTGAAATACAATTGTgctaacaaaaaaatataatgtaaTAGCATTAAACACGTCTAAACCAAATTGCGTAATATATACTCGATAAGAAGTTGAGGGACATTgattcgatttgatttttttatcggTGAAACTTAAGTGACTTCATAAGAAATGAAAGGTAACctatgtaaaaataaaataaagaagatAATCATGCACTTGTAAGTAATATATATTTCCTACTTTAAAATTGATCCATTCTTTAGTATATATTCCGCGTGGGTCTTCCTCGTGTCATAAGTTTATCTGAATTGCCAGCACTTTCGCATTTTTTCAAGTGCGCCTTTCCTAATTAGTTAGCATTGATACATTTCCCCATTTATCAATTCTCtcatatttacattttttcctctctcACTGAAAACACGCATATCTGATCCAACTAAAACTGATGTACCAATTGTGATTTTGGATTTCAAAGCTGCACAACTGGAACTTTACTTACTTGAAGATTGAGAGGGCTCAAATGGTCCTGAAAATTTGGCTTCTACTGATAGGTTTTTCTGATTAGCGAACTTAGAAGAGATAAGCTGAAACTGTTTTATGTCATCGCATTTTTGTATGCAATTAATTTATCGCATATTCTTTCAAACACTAATCAGAAAAACAGTAGAAAATATCTGCTTTAATATTCATTCCATCAAAGCACGACCAGTGTACTTGATTAAACCATATTTCGACTGCACAAAGAAATGAAAAAGTGCATCGTCTCACCTTAATCAAATATAACCGAATAAAATTATAGGAAGATAACTGCTCTTGTCTTCAATgttcattattattttggaatttacctTTATCATCGGTAGTGGAAACTAAAATTGACGCGGAATTGTTGGTTCTTCGTTCCTCACTTCCGCTAGTGTTTCATGTATAATTATAGTTTAACTTTAATATTCTTACTATACGCACGTTCGCACGCTCACTATCTTTCGTTTAACATATGCGTATGTTTCTGGGTATAATGGTTAAGCAAATATTTACCTTTCGACATTTTTCTCTGCTCGCTCGTTGCTCTCGCTCTAGGAATTCCATGATCCGAATGTCCGTCCACTGCTGGGTCTAGTATTGGAGAGTCTGGTTTAGAGCCAATTAACTGCCAATTGAAATTGGTTCACCGATCGAATTTGTTTTAAGGCGAGCACAGCAGTTGTAGCACATAACGAAAACGAAAGATTACGGCCTAGCGCAACAACACACCCCGTAGCCATCATCTTCGCTTAACCCTCTCGCTTGATATTCGTCGGGGTCTCTGCGAGGCCCTTCACTTTCAGTCTATCGGCGGTTTTCAGAAACGTCGGCAGTTGTTCCTGGGAAACGTTGACCTCGCCGGCGTACATAAACTCTAGGATCGCCTGCAGGTGGCTGTAAGACACGTCCTTCAGGATGATGATAGGGTGTTTGGAAGGGTTTTCCTGTTTGAGAAAGAAAGACGAGAGTTTTCGTGAATGATGGGCGGGGCTGCCAGAAGCAACGGAGTTTGCTCTCAAATGGTGGGGGTTCTGGGTTCTTTATTTGTAAGGCGAAGAAGGTAATTTATTCATATCTGCGTGAGAATGAAAAGTGGGTTACCGTTGTACTTTATAAGTTTCGTGATTTGTGTTTCTATATTACAGTAATATCCCAATTTTAttacccccctggtgaattttggggtgttTTATCACTCcatatgtgacaaaattggaaaaaaaatatttccaattttttaattcattccacaactatgaatcattttatgccttggaaaggccaaatgcgtgaacggtacccgttatttcttgtcgaaattgcttacagaatatttcccaggtacttagaagtcgttcgtaatgaACTGCAGGCGGTGGAAGTTATTTCATggaaatcaatgttgtttgtgatattatttacgaaaataaaaagaataacttttttttttggggtgacaaaatcgggtcgaaaaagtgataaaatcgggacgtgataaaatcaggggtagacaaaattggtgagtgacaaaatcgggtcaacactatattgtcaatttaaaaaaaaaaatattttgtttgctgttttggaacattgtagaaacaatatttttcgtctaatcaaatctaatttattgttgaattcaacgaataaaattattagccgggaacaataattatttttgttgtttttataaataatatcattgagtttaaaaaacatttcattGCGTGaaatcatcaacgtgcactgcccacacgaagggcgACCCGACCACGAGAAATGAGCGttctggagcagacatacgatggaccCCCACTGCgtgacgtcaaaatcgtcatcgttgacatgaacgctcaggtaggataGGAGGGAAAAAATGTACAGACCGGtgatcggaccggatagtctgcataacGCACGAAAGGCAACGGCCAGTATCCAGGTAAGCGCCAATCGCATATCTAAAATGCTGCAGGAAGCCCGATGCGTATCGAGAACCTGTAAGAATTCGCCAACAAATAGCGTAATAAATGCTCCGGACCACGGACGATGAGTGTCGATTGCATGGGAATTTTTCCGAAGTGAAGttttcttcaacctgtgcatcgaatattaaaaaaaaaaagcttatcAAATGTGCttataaaatataattaatttcAACATGCTTACTTTCttaaatatgcaaaaaaaattgaataaaatttaactctcgcttaacttttcaaaaagacctaagtaatatttttttcataaattaatttgagtactgcaatcaaaagctttcatgttgttctgttgattgcgctattc
The nucleotide sequence above comes from Armigeres subalbatus isolate Guangzhou_Male chromosome 3, GZ_Asu_2, whole genome shotgun sequence. Encoded proteins:
- the LOC134224284 gene encoding longitudinals lacking protein-like; its protein translation is MADQQQYFLKWNDFQTNMVTSFRHLRNEKSFTDVTLACEGQTCKAHKMVLSACSPYFKSLLEENPSKHPIIILKDVSYSHLQAILEFMYAGEVNVSQEQLPTFLKTADRLKVKGLAETPTNIKREG